DNA sequence from the Papio anubis isolate 15944 chromosome 7, Panubis1.0, whole genome shotgun sequence genome:
cctctttcttctcctcaggGTAGCCTCGAACCTGGAGGGGCAGGCCCGCCTCAACGCTGTCCTCCTGGGAGGATGGCCTCCAGCCTTGTTGCAGCTGTGGCCCAGGGCCCCTGAAGCCGTAGGCCCGGGCCCGGAAGGAGAGCTTCATGGAACGGTCCGggttgtcctcctcctcctcctgcccctccagCCGCTTCTCAGCCGTCAGTTCCTTGGCCAGCTGGTCCATCTTGCTCCAGCGTTTGGAGTCCTCCCACTCCTTGGAGAGCCGCTCCTCTTCCTGCTCCAGCTCCCCGCTCTTCCCACCCCGGAAGAGGCCTTGCGGGGCCCCcgccatctcctcctcctctttctgctgGGAGTACtcctgctctcccttcccttcaggGACCTGAGCCTCCTCAGCCCCAGGCTTCCCAGCTCCATCCACAGCCAGAGCCTCTGACCGACCTGGAGCAGCTGGTGGGCAAGAGCAGGAGAATGGGTGGGGGACCACCATTTTCCCAGTCTCTGCCACTCCCCGGGGGCCTCTGCTGTGGCCACTTTTAGGGCCACAGACCTTGGCTCGTAGGGCCCAACCCAGCCTCTCCACAGTGATGACACTTAGCGGGAAAAACCTTCTTGATGCCAGGCTTTGCAAGACCCTCTCAGCTCAGAGTGGTGGGTTAGCTGGAGCCTGCCTCTTCCCCTCATCCTCACCCCAGAAGCCCGGACAGCTGGAGAGTGAGGAAAGACCCGCAGCGGGAGCCAGGGCCTCTCCTAAACCCTAGTTGAAGCTGACACTGTTCCCAGATCAGCCTGTGCCCTCCTGCCATGGTCTCTGTTCCCAAAGCCAGCCCATCCATCACCCACCCCTAGCTTCCAGGGTTGGTGGGGGCAGGCTATGTGGAATAGTAGGAAATGCATGGTTTTGGAGTCAGAGAAATCTGGGGTAGAACCTCAGCTTTTACTAcaaattagctgtgtgaccttgggcaagttacttaacctctctgaacctcatttGTCCAAGTGGGAAATGGAGCTAATACCTACCTTTCAGGGTTGTTATGAAGGTGGAATGAGGTTATGGAGAAGGCTCCCCTCCCACCCATCCCCGTCTCCCAGATGCGTTGGTTGAGGTCTCCACCATCATACGTACTTTCGCCTTTCCGGATCTCCTTGTAGCCAAAGCTCGGGTGGGGCTTCAGCGCTGCAGTGGGGCCTTCTTCCTCAGGGACAGCCTcctctccagcctcggcctcctccttctcctcctcctcctcttctctctttgcctgccaccctGGCTCTGCACTCAGGCCCTTCTCTCTGTCCACCAGACCCTGAGAGAGGCCCTCACTGTCCCCCTCGGCCTGTGGGGCTGTGTATTTCTGGCTGGGGAGGCTGGCTGGAGGGTGGGTGTTggtggcctcctcctcctcctcctcctcctcctccccgggGCCCTGATTGTTCCCCTCAGTCTTGGACTCCTGCCTGGGCTCCGGGAGGGCCTGGGGCCTGGCTCCGTCTGTGGCTTCACCACTTTTCTCTGCCTCCTTGGAATCCTCTCTTTTCTCCATAGCATTGTTGGAGGACGGCTCTTCCATCGCCTCTGCAGACACAGCACAGCCAAGTCAGGCCCTGAGGACCGGACCACGTGTGGGGCCTCCCCACAGGCTAATTTCAGATCGTACTCATTATGTTTCTTGGCTTCCAGCGAGCCCAGCCCAGACAACGATTAGGGTTACCCCTCTGTCCATGTCCAGGCTTGATCTGAGCACAGCtggatttgtttctttctttttaatcttttaaaacagGTTAttattcaaagaacaaaaaacaaaaatccagacCTTAAGAATTAATCCAGGAGATAAAGCCTGAACTGAAAATTAATATGTCAGCTGTGTgttcttgggcaagttgcttaacctctctgtgtaaGAGGCACCATGTCTGCAACTTCATTCTCCCCTCCATGTGGGGCTTCTCTGTCTTCAGCGTCCTGTGAAAGGGCTCAATTCTGCAAAATTTTAGGGTTTCATTAAAAGGTATTTTATTGTGGCTGCCTTAAAGACAGCCTTTGAATAAGTAAAAATTCCTCCCGTCATTAGAATAATGACCACTGAACAAAGTGCTGTCAAGTACATTCCACCATCTGAGCTTCACCAGGACTCTGGTGAAAGGTGCTCCCATGCCTATTTCACAGAAACCCAAAATGATCTGCAGAAAGGTAAGATGACCTGTCCATCTCACGCATTTTGCAGGCAGCAGAGCTGAGCCTGGAACCCAAGCCTCCAAATGCCAAGTTCGGGATCTCTTTGCACTGACACATGGCTGCCTGCCTCATTAAAGCTTCAGCCAATGTGAGGGCACCTGGGCCTCACTTGAAGGTTTTCCCTCTCAGCCCCAGACGGGAGACACCGGGATACAGCTCCTGAACACCAGCCTTACCCGCTTGTAGCGAGAGGGAAATAAGGGATTATGGGTGGGGCTCCCAACTCATCGGACCCCTGGGTCCATCATAGCCACTGTTCCCATTgccaccctcccttccccacGTCTGGCCAGACTGGCTGGGACAGACCTTTCAACTCGGCCTGGCTGCTCTGGTTCTCAAGAACCTCCGAGAGTTCATCTTCAAAACTACTGTGTTTCTTCTGCTGATGTGCCCTCTCCTTGGCACCTGGtatgagaaaaagagggaaaagtccCATTGGTTCCAGCCCTGGCATATTCATCTATAAGAGTGAaggcctccatttccccatctgtaaactgGGTACATCATGTTCAGGGCCTGCCCAATGAGACACTGATGGGGTGGTGAAGGCTTGGCGTCCCTCCTGTCTCTCAGCTGGGCCCTCAGGCAGCCACCCTGCCTCGCCAGATTCAGCTTCTCCCCGGGAGGCCAGAGCAAGCGTGCTGTGGCCTCACACAGCCAGAAAGGCTCAGATGGAGCAAGGGGCCCAGGGgcaggagttgggggtggggaacCCCTCAGGACCTGGCTGGTAGCTCTAGGAACCCTGCAGCAGGCAGTAATGGTGGCAGCTCTTGATTCAGGCAAGCCCTGCTACCCTTGGACGCTGTGAGTCCGGGCCCCAGGAGAAGGCCAAGCCCTGTGCCCACATCAGAGCCCAGGGTTGGCGCCTGCTGCCATGACCCAGAGATCCCTCTCCCCCTGCCGCTGCTGCCTCCTCTGACTGTCCCCACACCTGTGCCTGATTCCTGATGTTGGCCCCTCAGCTAGCCCAGCTCTGCAGCTGGTCCTCATTTCTTCCCCAACAATGGGCTTTCCGGGGCAGCTGTGGGCCAGGGACCACGCCCAGCTCTGGCCTCAGGCAACATGGGTTCCAGTTCCCTTCTGGCTATTTCCTGGCTCCTTGGGCCACTTGGGCTCCCCAAGAGTTGGGTGCTTATCTAGAAAACAGGGTTGCTGTGTGGTAAATGCTAAGACAGAGGCACACAGAAGATGTTACTGGAGCCCAAGAGggagtggatggatagatggatggacagaaaTACATCCAGGACTCTGTTAATGGAAAACAGTCGTATGTACGTATATTGGATGCTGCTTACACTggatacacatgtgtatgtgaaTACAGATGTTTCAGGACACATTCTCCTATAATAGTCTCTATTGACAatctaattatttaaatgtaatcagtcattcaatatttaattttaaagttatcatattgtaataaaatatttaatgcttaattaaaaaaaaaaaaacactagtcCAAGGTCACTGATGCTGACATAACCATCCAGGTAGTAATAGTCCCAGCTGCCCCCAGCACACCCTGCCCCCTCCAACAACAATAGGAGATGGGtgcttgccacccaggctggctcGTGAGTGGGAGGAAGAACAGTGTGTTAGCTTGGAAAAGGCCATAGGAATCCTATTGCTGTGGCTGTGTTTACACGCCTCCTCCCCAAAGCCCTCTCTGTTCTCACACATGGCCTGGTCTGCCCCAGAGGCCTCAGAGTGGGGCCCATCCTGGAGCCAGAGCAGCCTTCATACTCCCACCCTACCCCAGACACAAGCCCAGCCCTGAAAAACACTCCTGCTTCATTGGGAAGCAGATGCTGGATTCATGCTATAATGCCCTGTTCTCAGGGAGAGACACACCACCACCAGTGGTCCTGCCCCGGTGGAAATTGCCACTTCCCACAGGGAGTCAGCTGGGGCTGGTGCAGGGCCGAACTCAGGCTTCCTGGTTTGCGAGGGTAGGGCTGTGCTTTGCATCAAGCCTGGAAGGAGCTggggggctgggcacagaggctaaCTGTGGGATGATGACAGCTTCACCCTCCACCCCAGTATCCTGTCCAGGCTTGGCTTGAATATCATCATCAGTGATGAACGGCTCACTACTTCATAAAGTTACTTCCTAAAATGACTGAACTGCAGAGGCCATGGGTTTTAGGGAAGCTGCATTTGGCATGTCTCTATtcactatgtgaccttggacaagtcactcagcctctctgggccttgatTTCTTTAACAATATCAATAACCGATTGAGCCAGGTGGCACGGCGGATCCTGCTTTTCCGCTTTATAATTGAAAGGAAATGACAGTCCCAGAGAAGAACTTGCTGAACCTTCCACCACATTTTCTGACTCTCAGTTACTGGAATTTACCCAGAGTCATGTGCAGTGGCTGGAAAATACCTTGGAGAGCGAGGTCTTGGAGCTCCTTCAGTAAATTCTGATGTCTCAGAATGGAAAGGATCCGTTCATCTGCAATGGAAGAAGAGTCGTCATGGGTGGTTTCCAGAGAACGGCCGAGAAAGAGATTACCATCAATATTTTCAGCTGAGCACAAGGAATTTACTCTGGAAACTCAAAACCAGGGTGGCGGCAGCAAGACTGGATCTTGAGATAACACTTTTGAAATTACCTCCTTTCCAAGGTGTGTGTCAGTTTCCTACTACATCAGAGAAGTCAGCCACTGCCCCAGCACCCAGACCTTAGCCAAGGGGTGGCAGCCCCTGAGGATGAGTGGGGGTCTCTTTAAATACAATAGGTTCCCATCTCCATGCCTGCGCTCACACTGTCTACCACACCTGGACAACCTCATCTTCATTTTTCCGCCCGTCAGTTTCCAATGTTTCTCTTAAAGCCCAACCCAAATGCTGCTGGCTCTATCCAGCAGTTAATAAAAACTTGACTGGTTGCCTGGAAAGATTTTGTCCTTCTCATGTCCACCCATAACAGTCCTTTATTCATCACACATCTAGAGGGTGTCTTCAGGAGCCAGAggctgttctaggcactgggataCAGCACACAAAATCTTTGTCCATAGGGAGCTCACAGTCTGGGGGCTTGCTGTTCCAGCCCTGGTTTCATTTTGCCTGGAGTTCTAGTTGATTATGTTCATATGCATCCCCTCTGCCAGTCTGTAAGCACCTGGGCTACAACCCCTCCAACTGTCTATACACCTCAGACCCCAGTGCAGTGCCT
Encoded proteins:
- the CHGA gene encoding chromogranin-A; amino-acid sequence: MRSAAVLALLLCAGQVTALPVNSPMNKGDTEVMKCIVEVISDTLSKPSPMPVSQECFETLRGDERILSILRHQNLLKELQDLALQGAKERAHQQKKHSSFEDELSEVLENQSSQAELKEAMEEPSSNNAMEKREDSKEAEKSGEATDGARPQALPEPRQESKTEGNNQGPGEEEEEEEEEATNTHPPASLPSQKYTAPQAEGDSEGLSQGLVDREKGLSAEPGWQAKREEEEEEKEEAEAGEEAVPEEEGPTAALKPHPSFGYKEIRKGETAPGRSEALAVDGAGKPGAEEAQVPEGKGEQEYSQQKEEEEMAGAPQGLFRGGKSGELEQEEERLSKEWEDSKRWSKMDQLAKELTAEKRLEGQEEEEDNPDRSMKLSFRARAYGFRGPGPQLQQGWRPSSQEDSVEAGLPLQVRGYPEEKKEEEGSANRRPEDQELESLSAIEAELEKVAHQLQALRRG